A DNA window from Ranitomeya imitator isolate aRanImi1 chromosome 2, aRanImi1.pri, whole genome shotgun sequence contains the following coding sequences:
- the LOC138663356 gene encoding gastrula zinc finger protein XlCGF7.1-like: protein MFKSDNLEIPQDTIEVNAITPNIPSSLHSKDLPSDHLEQVLSSDSLPSTNENQSHKISIKNRTAPKAMKTFSFSEYGNSFPLEKSFLKQQKLHKADNRFSCSKCGRCFNQKSDFVSHQSIHTVNKLVTHQRTHTGEKPFSCSECGKCFNHKANLVSHQKTHTGEKPFSCSECGKCFNHKSNLVSHQKTHTREKPFSCSECGKCFKHKANLVSHQKTHTGEKPFSCSECGKCFVKKPSLSSHQRIHTGEKLF from the coding sequence atgtttaaatcagataatcttgagatcccgcaggatacaattgaagtgaatgccattactccaaatataccatcatcccttcacagcaaagatctgccaTCTGATCATTtggaacaggtcctgtcttctgattcattgccTAGTACTaatgaaaatcaaagtcacaaaataagcattaaaaatcgaactgctcctaaagcaatgaagacattttcattttcagaatatggaaatagttttcccctagAAAAGTCATTTCTCAAACAACAAAAACTTCACAAAGCAGacaatagattttcttgttccaagtgtgggagatgttttaaccagaaatcagattttgtcagtcaccagagcattcacacagtgaacaagcttgttacccaccaaagaacccacacaggagagaagcctttttcctgttcagaatgtgggaaatgttttaaccacaaagcgaatcttgttagccaccagaaaacccacacaggggagaagcctttttcctgttcagaatgtgggaaatgttttaaccacaaatcgaatcttgttagccaccagaaaacccacacacgggagaagcctttttcctgttcagaatgtgggaaatgttttaaacacaaagcgaatcttgttagccaccagaaaacccacacaggggagaagcctttttcctgctcagaatgtgggaaatgtttcgtgaagaaaccatctctttctagccaccaaagaattcacacaggggagaagcttttttaa